TGGGCCGCACCTGTTTCATTCCGCGCATTTCGCAATCGTCGAGGACTTGGAGAAAAGCGGGCAAGCTTACGCTATCCAGCCTATCGCGATCCGCTATTCGGCGCCCTATGCGCCCTGGATCGGCGATGACGCGCTGCTGCCGCACGTCATCACGCTGATGAAAAATCCGCCTCTCACCTGCGAACTGATCTTCTGCAATCCAATTGTGCTCACAGCCCCGTTGACGCGCCGCGCGGTGGCGGAAGGATGTTTCGAGCGGATTACGGCAGCCTATCGCGCCTAAACCTCGATTAGCCCGCGCTTCTTGAGCAACGGCTCTGTCGCGGCCGGACGGCCACGGAACGCCACATAGGCCGCCTCCGGATCGGCACGATTGCCGGCAGAATAGACATATTGTTTCAGACGCGTCGCCACGGCGGGATCGAAAATATCGCCCGCTTCCGCGAAGGCAGCAAAGCCATCCGCATCGAGAACTTCCGACCACAGGTAAGAGTAATAGCCCGACGAATAGCCGTCGCCGGCGAAGACGTGGGTGAAATGCGGCAGACGGTGACGCATCGCGATCGCCGCCGTCATCCCGAGTTCTGCGAGCTTGGCCTGCTCGAACGCAACAATGTCGAGATTGTCCAAATCTGGCGTGCTATGCAGCGCTAGATCGACGAGCGCCGAGGCGGTATATTCAACAGTAAGAAAACCCTGATTGAACTGCCGCGCCGCGATGACCCTCTGAATCAGAGCTTCGGGCATCGGCTCGCCTGTCTGATAATGGCGCGCGAAGTGGCGCAGGATTTCGCTTTGCTCGAACCAGTGCTCGTAAAGCTGCGAGGGGAATTCGACGAAATCCGACGCGACATTGGTGCCGGCGAGCGATGGGAACGTCACGTCCGACAACAGCCCATGCAACGCGTGGCCAAATTCGTGGAAAAGTGTGCGCGCGTCATCGAAGCTTAAGAGACAAGCCTCGCCGGGCGCCGGCTTCACGAAATTCAACACATTGACGATGATCGGCAGGATCTCGCCGTCGAGCTTCTGCTGATCGCGATAGGCGCCCATCCAGGCGCCGCCATGTTTCGAGGCCCGCGCAAAATAATCGCCAATGAAAAGGCCGATGGTGCGCCCCGCAACATCGCGCACGGTCCAGACGCGCGCGTCGGGATGATAGAGCGCGATATCTTTGCGTTCCTCGAAGCTCAGGCCGAAAAGCTTTTGCGCGGTGAAGAAGACCGCGGCAATCATCTGTTCGAGCGGCAGGTATGGTTTGAACGCCGCCTCGTCGAGATCGAACGCCGCCTTGCGGCGCTTCTCGGCATAATAACGCCAGTCCCACGGCCGAAGCGTGAAATTGCCGCCTTCCGCCGTGACGAGGTCTTGCAGCGCCGCCTGTTCGCGCAAAGCGCGCGCGCGGCCGCGTGTCCAGACTTCATCGAGCAAGCTTTGCGCCGCGGCCGGACGTGCGGCCATCATGTCGGCAAGGCGATAATCGGCATAGCTGGCATGGCCAAGGCGCCGCGCTTTTTCGGCGCGCAATTTCACCATCTCGGCCGCGATGGCGCGATTGTCGCTCGGGCCATCATTCTCGCCGCGCGCGACCCAGGCGCGAAACACCTGTTCGCGCAGATCACGCCGTGATGACATTTGCAGGAACGGCTCGATCGACGAGCGCGCCAGCGTGACGACATATTTGCCTTCGTGGCCGCGTTGCGTCGCTGTCTCGGCGGCGGCAGCGCGCTGCCAATCCGGCAGGCCCTCGAGATCGGCTTCGTCGAGGATCAACGCGAAAGCATTCTCATCGGCGAGCACGTTCTGCGAAAATTGCGTGCCGAGCGTCGCAAGTCTTTCGCCAATCTCGGCGAGCCGCGCTTTCGCGTCTGGCGATTGCCCGGCCCCGGCGCGACGGAAGCCAATGTGATGACGCTCCAGCGCGCGCAATTCCTCTGTGTCGAGGCCAAGCGTGTCTCGTTGCTGCCACAACGTATCGATCCGCGCGAACAGCGCATCGTTGAGATGAATTTCGGACTCATGCGCGGCAAAGAGAGGCGCGACATCGCGCTCAACCGCTTCGATGTCATCGTTCGTATCAGCGCCAGTGAGATTGAAGAAGACACTCGCGATCCGGCTGAGAAGCTGACCCGAGCGCTCCAGCGCCACGATCGTGTTCTCGAATGTCGGGTTCGCCGGATCATCGGTGATCGCGGCAATCTCGGCTTTATGCGCGGCGAAAGCCTGCGCGAAAGCGGGCGGAAAATCATCCGGCTTGATCGCCGCGAAAGGCGCCAGGCCAAACGGGCCAGTCCAGTTTTCGAGCAGGGGATTTTGCGTGTCGTGCGTCATCGGTCATCCAAATTGATTGATCCGATGAATATGGGCGACCGGACGTCGCCGCGCTACCTCTTCTCAATCAGCGCGGGATTTCTTACGAAAAACCGGCGTCCGCTTTTTCGTATCCCGCTATCTCTGCGTGAGAACCGTCCGGCAGGCGGCGGGGAGATCAGCCAGCGTCAACGCCGGCCGCGGCCGCACTGGGCCAAGCTGTGGACGCGGATGCAATATGCCCTCCGAAAACCAATAGGCGAGCGATGCATGGTCGCACCCGTCGCCCGGTGGCACCGGATCCTGCCCCTCGCAGGACGCTTCGCCAGCCGGACAGACAAGCCGGACATGGAAATGGTAATCGTGACCGAAGAATGGGCGCACCTTATGCAGCCAAGCGCGATCCGGCCCAGCCTCGCGACAGAGCGCTTTCTTGATCGCTGCGTTGACGAAGATGCGCTGGACCTCCGGGTCTTCGGCGGCGGCCTTGATCACTTCGAGGTGGCCCGGCGTCCAATAGCGCGGATCGACATCCAGCCGGTCTGCCCGCACGACGTTGGTGGACATCATCTCCTCGCGCTGCTCCCGCGAGAGTGTGTAAGGTGGCATCGGCTTCAGCCAGATATCGACGTCGAGGCCGATCTGATGCGAGGCATGGCCGGTGATCATCGGGCCGCCGCGCGGCTGCGACATGTCGCCGACAAGAATGCCCGGCCAGCCGCTGACGCGCGGCACCTCGCGCGAAAAACGTTCAAGGAATGAGATGAGCTGCGGCGTGCCCCAATTGCGATTGCGTGACAGCCGCATGACCTGCCAGTCCGGCCCATTGACGGGCAGCGCGATACCGCCGGCAAGACAGCCGCGCGAATAAAACCCGATGCTGCGCGTTGCCGCCTCACTTGGCGAGAGAACACGGCCGAAGAGCTGCTTGGCGGGCGTCGAAGGCCCGGCATGCGTGAGGGGAGGCAGTTTTCTCGCGTGCAGCGTTCCGAGATCCTGCGCGCTGCCCTCGATGGTTGCGAGGCCAGTGACACTCAAAACTCCGAGAGCGAGAACCAGAAACCTGCGCATGTGCCTGCCCCTCCACGCCGGCATGTAATCCGCCGGCGGAATGTTTGCGCGACTCTGCTTAACGCTAACTATTTACGACGAGAGAATTCACCGCGTCCTCCGCCGCGTTAATGTGGTGCCCCGTCAACCTTACTTGCACACAGGAGTTTACGCAGCGAAGACAGTGTGACACGAATACAGCATTCCTGTGGTAACGCGGTGCCATGCACCGCTTGGGGATGCGTAATGCGTAAGTCTGCCGGGTTTTTTCTTGCGCTGGCCGGCGTGTTTCTATTGTCGCCCGCGCAGGCCAAAGTCATGATCGACATCGATCTGAGCGCCCAGACGATGCATGTCGAAGGCTCGGGCGGTACGTATGATTGGCCGATCTCATCGGCCCGTGACGGTTATGCGACGCCCGATGGTACCTTCTCGGTGCAGAGCCTCCAGACGATCCATTATTCAAAAAAATATTATCACTCACCCATGCCGCATTCGATCTTCTTCGACGGAGGCTACGCAATTCACGGCACTTACGAGACCGCGTGGCTCGGGCGGCCGGCGTCGCATGGCTGCGTACGGATTTCGCCGCAGAACGCGGCGACACTTTTCGAAATGGTGAAGGAAGAAGGCGCGATGATCCATATCACCGGCCAGCCGCCGGAAACGCATTATGGCTCGGTCCAGCACCGCCATCGTATTTATGCCGCTGCCCCGCGCGCTTGGGGCGCGCAGGCGCCGGGCTATAGCGGCGGCTGGGGTTACGCGCCGCAACGGCCGCAATGGGACGAGAGCCCGTATGGCCAAGAGCAAAATTACTATTATGGCGAAGACCAGTAGCCGCGCATCAGGTCAATAGATCGAGCAGCGCCGGAATGAGCGGCGCATCGGCCGGCGGCATCGGATAATCGCGCAGATTGTGCGGCCTGACCCATTTGAGCGCCTGAGCCTCGCGCGACATGAGTTGCCCGCGCCAGCGCCGGCAGACATAGAGTGGCATCAGCAGATGGAAATCCGGATAAGCGTGGCTCGCGAAGGTGAGCGGCGCGAGACAGGCTTCCTCAACCTCGATTCCAAGTTCTTCATGGAGTTCGCGGATCAACGCGGCTTCCGGGCGCTCGCCCTCATGCAGCTTCCCGCCGGGAAATTCCCAGAGGCCCGCAAGCTGCTTGCCTTCCGGGCGCTGGGCGATCAGCACGCGGCTGTCGGCATCGATGAGCGCGGCAGCGACGACAAGCAGCAACCTCATGCGACCGCCTGACTAGCGCGCAGCTTTTCAATCGTACCAGGCAAATCCGCCATGCTTGTCAACACCGCGTCCGCGCCCGCCGCGTGCAAGGCTGCCACGAGTGTATCATCGGCGTGACTTGCCCCGGCAAAGCCGACGACAGACATTCCGGCCCGGCGTGCCGCGAGAACGCCCGGCGTGGAATCTTCGATGACGATCGTCTCGCGTGGTGCAACGCCCATCGATTTCGCGGCAAAGAGGAAAAGATCAGGTGCAGGCTTGCCTTCGGCCACCTGTTCGGCGCTGAAGACATGATCGTCAAACAAGGGCGCGAGCCCGGTCACCTCAAGCGAGAGCGCGATCCGCTCCGGCGGCGAGGACGAGGCGACACAGATCGGCTTTTCCAAATGCGCGATCGCGTCTTTCACGCCAGCAACAGGCCGCAGCTCGCGGCGAAACCGCTCGAACAGCAGCACCTTCATGCGCGCACCCATGTCGGCAGGAATGGGATGACCAAGTTCCGTTTCGATCTCGGCTAGAACGTCCGGCGTGCGGCGTCCCATGAAGCGTTGACGGCATTCCGCCAGCGACATTGGTTTGCCAAGTGTCGCCAGCATCTGCCGCAAGACATCGAAGGCGATGACTTCCGAATCGACGAGCACGCCGTCGCAATCAAAGATGAGCAACGTCATACCGCGTTCTCCGCCAGAATAGCGCCGATCTCGCCTTTGGTCTTGGCGGCGTAATCCGCGGTCATCGCCCGGCGCGGCAAGGTCACATCGATATTGCCGACGATCTCCGCCGGGCGATGCCCGAGCAGGATGATATGGTCGGCGAGGCGCACGGCTTCATCGATATCGTGTGTAACGAGCAGCGTCGTGACTTGAGTCTGCTCGACGAGCGCGACAAGCTCGTCCGCGAGCCGTCGCGCAAGCACGGCATCGAGCGAAACAAACGGCTCATCGAGCACAAGCAGATTGGGTTTGATGGCGAAGGCCCGCGCCAGCGCGACGCGGCGGGCCTGACCAAGCGACAATTCGCCGGGGAAGTTGCGCAAATGATCGCCGACGCCGAGATCGTCGGCGATTTTCACAAGATCAACCTCGTTCGCCTGCGGCGCGGCAAGCTTTAGATTGTCGAGCACCGAGCGCCAGGGCAGGAGGCGCGGCTCCTGAAACACCATGCCGATCTTCGTTTCGGGCGGCAGCGTCACGCGGCCTTCGAAATCGCGATCAAGGCCGATGATGATGCGCAAGAGCGTCGTCTTGCCATAACCCGAAGGGCCGACAAGTGCGTAGATTTTGCCGACATCGAGCGTCAGCGTGAAATCGCGCAGCACTTCGCGCACCTCGCCCGTCGCGGCGCGGAAAGCCTTGCGCTTGATGAAGACTTCAAGCTGCTTTGAGTCGCCAGCGAGAGACATGATTCTCGAGAGGTTGCACGAGGAAAGTTTCAATCGCCAGCATGATCGCGACGAAGGGCAGCGCATAGGCAAGCAATAGCGCGACATCGAAAAGCTGGAAGGCGCTGCCGATCTCGAAGCCGACGCCGTTCGAGCGGCCCATCAGCTCGACGACGAGCACGATCTTCCAGACGAGAGAGAGGCCGGCGCGCGTCGCCGCCGCGATATAGGGCGCAAGTTGCGGCAGCACGACATGCCGGATGCGTGTCTGCCAAGGCATCGCAAAGACCGTCGCCATTTCTTCGAGGCCTGGGTCGAGCGCGCGGGCGCCCTCGCGAATGGTCACCACCGTATTGGGAAATTTATTCAACGCCACCGCAAGCACCGCGGCAACATCGGTCAATCCCAGCCAGACATAGGCGAGGACGATGATCACCAGCGCCGGAAGGTTCAGGAGAATGACGAGCCATGGATCGCCGAGCCGGTCGAACGTCCTGTTCCGCCCCATCAAGATGCCGAAAATCGTGCCAAGTACCATCGCAAGCGTGAAGGCAGCGATAACGCGCGCGAGCGTCGTGGCGAGGTTGAAATAAAGCGCGTGCGTATGCGCTTCGCGACCCATAACGGCGAGAACAGTGAGCGGCGGCGGCAAAAGCCGCGTGTCGGCTACCATCGAGGCCGCCTGCCACAACCCAATCAGCACGAGAAGCGACAGAAGCCTCAGCAGCACGTCATTTGCCCGCTGCGTCTTTATAGAACGTCCCGGCGTCAAGGTCCGCAGCCGGGCCGACAAGCTTGGCGCCGCCAATCCCGGCGAGCACCAGATAAAGCTTGCGCGCGTCCGCCTCTTCATCCGCGACCGAACGATGCGCGGCGCCCTCCAGATAACGCTTGCGGTAGATCT
This Methylovirgula sp. DNA region includes the following protein-coding sequences:
- a CDS encoding M3 family metallopeptidase; its protein translation is MTHDTQNPLLENWTGPFGLAPFAAIKPDDFPPAFAQAFAAHKAEIAAITDDPANPTFENTIVALERSGQLLSRIASVFFNLTGADTNDDIEAVERDVAPLFAAHESEIHLNDALFARIDTLWQQRDTLGLDTEELRALERHHIGFRRAGAGQSPDAKARLAEIGERLATLGTQFSQNVLADENAFALILDEADLEGLPDWQRAAAAETATQRGHEGKYVVTLARSSIEPFLQMSSRRDLREQVFRAWVARGENDGPSDNRAIAAEMVKLRAEKARRLGHASYADYRLADMMAARPAAAQSLLDEVWTRGRARALREQAALQDLVTAEGGNFTLRPWDWRYYAEKRRKAAFDLDEAAFKPYLPLEQMIAAVFFTAQKLFGLSFEERKDIALYHPDARVWTVRDVAGRTIGLFIGDYFARASKHGGAWMGAYRDQQKLDGEILPIIVNVLNFVKPAPGEACLLSFDDARTLFHEFGHALHGLLSDVTFPSLAGTNVASDFVEFPSQLYEHWFEQSEILRHFARHYQTGEPMPEALIQRVIAARQFNQGFLTVEYTASALVDLALHSTPDLDNLDIVAFEQAKLAELGMTAAIAMRHRLPHFTHVFAGDGYSSGYYSYLWSEVLDADGFAAFAEAGDIFDPAVATRLKQYVYSAGNRADPEAAYVAFRGRPAATEPLLKKRGLIEV
- the mepA gene encoding penicillin-insensitive murein endopeptidase — translated: MRRFLVLALGVLSVTGLATIEGSAQDLGTLHARKLPPLTHAGPSTPAKQLFGRVLSPSEAATRSIGFYSRGCLAGGIALPVNGPDWQVMRLSRNRNWGTPQLISFLERFSREVPRVSGWPGILVGDMSQPRGGPMITGHASHQIGLDVDIWLKPMPPYTLSREQREEMMSTNVVRADRLDVDPRYWTPGHLEVIKAAAEDPEVQRIFVNAAIKKALCREAGPDRAWLHKVRPFFGHDYHFHVRLVCPAGEASCEGQDPVPPGDGCDHASLAYWFSEGILHPRPQLGPVRPRPALTLADLPAACRTVLTQR
- a CDS encoding L,D-transpeptidase, which produces MRKSAGFFLALAGVFLLSPAQAKVMIDIDLSAQTMHVEGSGGTYDWPISSARDGYATPDGTFSVQSLQTIHYSKKYYHSPMPHSIFFDGGYAIHGTYETAWLGRPASHGCVRISPQNAATLFEMVKEEGAMIHITGQPPETHYGSVQHRHRIYAAAPRAWGAQAPGYSGGWGYAPQRPQWDESPYGQEQNYYYGEDQ
- the mutT gene encoding 8-oxo-dGTP diphosphatase MutT, whose amino-acid sequence is MRLLLVVAAALIDADSRVLIAQRPEGKQLAGLWEFPGGKLHEGERPEAALIRELHEELGIEVEEACLAPLTFASHAYPDFHLLMPLYVCRRWRGQLMSREAQALKWVRPHNLRDYPMPPADAPLIPALLDLLT
- a CDS encoding HAD-IA family hydrolase, which produces MTLLIFDCDGVLVDSEVIAFDVLRQMLATLGKPMSLAECRQRFMGRRTPDVLAEIETELGHPIPADMGARMKVLLFERFRRELRPVAGVKDAIAHLEKPICVASSSPPERIALSLEVTGLAPLFDDHVFSAEQVAEGKPAPDLFLFAAKSMGVAPRETIVIEDSTPGVLAARRAGMSVVGFAGASHADDTLVAALHAAGADAVLTSMADLPGTIEKLRASQAVA
- a CDS encoding ATP-binding cassette domain-containing protein yields the protein MSLAGDSKQLEVFIKRKAFRAATGEVREVLRDFTLTLDVGKIYALVGPSGYGKTTLLRIIIGLDRDFEGRVTLPPETKIGMVFQEPRLLPWRSVLDNLKLAAPQANEVDLVKIADDLGVGDHLRNFPGELSLGQARRVALARAFAIKPNLLVLDEPFVSLDAVLARRLADELVALVEQTQVTTLLVTHDIDEAVRLADHIILLGHRPAEIVGNIDVTLPRRAMTADYAAKTKGEIGAILAENAV
- a CDS encoding ABC transporter permease subunit, encoding MLRLLSLLVLIGLWQAASMVADTRLLPPPLTVLAVMGREAHTHALYFNLATTLARVIAAFTLAMVLGTIFGILMGRNRTFDRLGDPWLVILLNLPALVIIVLAYVWLGLTDVAAVLAVALNKFPNTVVTIREGARALDPGLEEMATVFAMPWQTRIRHVVLPQLAPYIAAATRAGLSLVWKIVLVVELMGRSNGVGFEIGSAFQLFDVALLLAYALPFVAIMLAIETFLVQPLENHVSRWRLKAA